Proteins encoded together in one Venturia canescens isolate UGA chromosome 10, ASM1945775v1, whole genome shotgun sequence window:
- the LOC122417575 gene encoding juvenile hormone esterase-like isoform X1, which yields MSAAPIVQVKEGKLKGFIAKNHDGGEYFAFRGIPFAEPPIGQLRFKDPKKPKPWSGIRDARESGRKSLQYDAILGGGNTGDEDCLYLDVATASLSGKKPVMVWIHGGGFVLGGPHTDVYGPDYLIKHDIVYVAIAYRLGCLGFLNLDLPEASGNQGLKDQVAALKWVKENIEAFGGDAGNITIFGESAGSASVHYLTLSPLAKGLFHKAIAQSGMCANPWAFEEKPGNYAFRLIECIGKKAKDSKDALKILMNASSTELIEGQKKMGIGEINLDISFNFVPSLDTKSSEPFMLQHPRELFKKVVDVPLILGYTSDEGILALSAPNVGNLLAEAKLNFINTLAHDLKSWPLGDIEKIADSVKKFYFGEREMSLKMEKIQWSKLKGDTLFINEIQQVADLQMDKSTSTYLYKFSYRPEYPTYGKFMKTDLEGACHGDDIGALFHSSLFSKEQTLKKGTRDRLTMERMTQMWTNFAKTGNPTPETDTEITHKWEPLKKGEKNYLEINDDLVPGQNPDEKSWNFWKNILKKLERN from the exons ATGAGCGCTGCTCCCATCGTCCAAGTTAAAGAAGGAAAGTTGAAGGgttttattgcaaaaaatcATGACGGAGGTGAATATTTTGCATTTCGTGGGATTCCGTTTGCCGAACCACCGATCGGTCAATTAAGATTCAAG GATCCGAAAAAACCAAAGCCATGGAGTGGAATAAGAGATGCTCGCGAGTCTGGTAGAAAATCGCTTCAATACGATGCGATTTTGGGTGGTGGGAATACAGGAGACGAAGATTGCCTGTATTTGGATGTGGCGACAGCTTCGTTGAGCGGGAAAAAGCCAGTAATGGTTTGGATTCATGGGGGTGGTTTTGTTCTGGGTGGACCCCATACCGATGTCTATGGACCGGATTATTTGATCAAACACGACATTGTCTACGTCGCAATTGCATATCGACTGGGTTGTCTCG GTTTTCTCAACTTGGACCTACCAGAGGCTTCTGGTAATCAAGGTTTGAAGGACCAAGTTGCAGCATTGAAATGGgttaaagaaaatattgaagcgTTTGGCGGAGATGCGGGTAACATAACGATTTTTGGAGAAAGCGCTGGATCCGCGAGCGTTCATTATCTCACGTTATCGCCTCTGGCCAAAG GACTATTCCACAAAGCGATAGCTCAAAGCGGGATGTGCGCGAATCCTTGGGcttttgaagaaaaaccagGAAATTATGCTTTTCGTTTGATTGAATGTATTGGAAAAAAGGCTAAGGATTCTAAGGacgctttgaaaattttgatgaatgCATCGAGCACCGAATTGATCgaaggacaaaaaaaaatggggatcGGAGAA ATAAATTTGGACATATCTTTCAATTTTGTGCCAAGCCTCGACACGAAAAGTTCCGAACCTTTTATGCTCCAACATCCCcgtgaattatttaaaaaagtaGTCGATGTTCCTCTCATTTTGGGTTATACCAGCGACGAAGGAATTCTAGCGTTATCGGCCCCTAATGTCGGCAATTTATTGGCAGAAGCCAAATTGAATTTCATCAACACTCTCGCTCATGACTTAAAGTCCTGGCCACTCggagatatcgaaaaaatcgctgattcggtgaaaaaattttacttcggcgagagagaaatgagtctgaaaatggaaaaaattcagtgGAGCAAACTCAAAGGCGATACTCTATTTATCAATGAGATACAACAAGTCGCTGATCTGCAGATGGACAAATCGACATCTACGTATTTGTACAAATTTTCTTACAGACCTGAATATCCCACTTATGGCAAATTCATGAAAACCGATCTCGAAG gtGCTTGTCACGGGGACGATATCGGAGCACTTTTCCATTCTTCCCTCTTCTCAAAAgaacaaactttgaaaaaggGTACCAGGGACCGATTGACGATGGAAAGAATGACTCAAATGTGGACAAATTTTGCGAAAACTGG AAACCCAACACCCGAAACTGATACGGAAATAACGCACAAATGGGAACCGTtgaagaaaggagaaaaaaattatctcgaAATCAACGACGATTTAGTACCGGGGCAAAAtcctgatgaaaaatcgtggaatttttggaaaaatattctcaaaaaaCTCGAACGCAATTGA
- the ida gene encoding anaphase-promoting complex subunit 5, with protein MEKEALNLDDTSNKLQQEILTPYKVAVIMLIKDYCYKSVKVIIERRDFCIAALKLIQMPDMELIDLLKMLRSPEYTLQRFALQLEFEMAKLCETGIEGLLELFDSLTRLMKPSHDHSLSPAALYRNSVLGIYVRRIIVIFEQLPFFRVVKLYESFCAEFEIIMDQDLSNSISSLKKEESLSKKNVNVWGGRQAELLVAQQAHALQTDEHKAMAPSELQALIRELLSCNPYYAEAHYLSYLNCLRVNEYCGALDSLYHCFDRLAPLENRSAPEDRARTFRYAALNLAALHAQFGHKKVAEAALKEAVMMAQEAGDNVCLQLAHAWMYHLTNDKKGPLIERSVGKASMLGITHTTSLGLIASGHNSALEGKTPPHVFETLIKSDVVNCQHSMMDLLSMTYAEKSALWAYYGKTEMSSVCAQLLLLRNGGDKKQHMFNGPSTCQGLINVANMLVEFGEYNLVEVVIGHAKERFPNEPSNKIWMLSEQVAEFTKMMRHEKWSEAETIAAQISSLDPLESKFRQAEVCLAKADFSTAFENVRQIERLEDISPDNRVRAMILSSQIMSSSILPGTGTTGTNSLVLLNSALEMSTRNYLSYYEAEVKMHLANIQLLMGMPNQASNLVDEAIVQILAHGGWYDQARALVLYAKCLLATAPLTGDERMRALKDAIKALVKAQNHFDKVEAFGRKRSTLYLLSIIYHEIDAKDERNQCAFQYRQLHLQYPAKLDYIKSY; from the exons atggagaaagaaGCATTGAACTTGGACGATACATCGAATAAATTGCAGCAAGAGATTCTCACGCCCTACAAAGTAGCTGTCATTATGTTAATCAAAGACTATTGTTACAAAAGTGTCAAAG TCATTATCGAACGTCGGGATTTCTGCATTGCAGCTCTGAAACTCATTCAG ATGCCTGATATGGAATTAATTGATCTACTGAAAATGCTGCGTTCTCCAGAATATACATTACAAAGATTTGCTCTCCAGTTAGAATTTGAAATGGCCAAACTATGTGAAACAGGAATAGAAGGATTGTTAGAACTATTTGACAGTCTGACACGTCTTATGAAACCGTCCCACGATCATTCGTTATCACCTGCTGCTTTATACAGGAATTCGGTCCTGGGTATTTACGTCAGGCGAATAATAGTGATATTTGAACAATTGCCATTTTTCCGAGTAGTCAAGTTGTACGAATCTTTTTGTGCCGAATTTGAGATAATAATGGATCAAGATCTTTCAAACAGTATTTCTTCTCTCAAGAAGGAAGAATCCCTTagtaaaaa GAATGTAAATGTTTGGGGTGGTCGTCAAGCAGAGCTGCTCGTCGCTCAACAAGCCCATGCCTTACAAACGGATGAGCACAAAGCCATGGCTCCAAGCGAACTTCAAGCACTCATTCGAGAGCTCTTGAGCTGCAATCCTTATTATGCAGAAGCG caTTATCTCAGCTACCTGAATTGTTTGCGCGTAAACGAATATTGCGGGGCACTCGACAGTCTTTATCATTGCTTCGACAGATTGGCTCCGTTGGAAAATCGATCAGCCCCCGAGGACAGAGCGAGAACCTTTCGATACGCGGCGTTGAATCTTGCAGCTCTCCATGCTCAGTTCGGTCACAA gaAAGTCGCCGAAGCTGCTCTGAAGGAAGCTGTCATGATGGCTCAGGAAGCCGGAGACAACGTATGCCTACAACTAGCTCATGCTTGGATGTATCATCTTACGAACGATAAAAA agGACCGCTAATAGAAAGATCAGTGGGAAAAGCGAGTATGCTGGGAATAACTCATACAACGAGTTTAGGACTCATTGCTTCGGGTCATAATTCAGCTTTAGAAGGAAAAACACCGCCGCATGTTTTCGAG ACCCTGATAAAATCAGATGTGGTGAATTGTCAGCATTCGATGATGGATTTGCTGTCGATGACATACGCTGAAAAATCGGCGCTTTGGGCGTATTACGGTAAAACGGAGATGTCATCGGTTTGCGCGCAGCTGTTGTTGTTGAGAAACGGAGGTGACAAAAAGCAGCACATGTTCAACGGCCCGTCGACGTGTCAGGGTCTGATAAACGTTGCCAACATGTTGGTAGAATTCGGGGAATATAATTTGGTGGAAGTAGTGATAGGTCACGCGAAAGAAAGATTTCCGAATGAGCCGAGCAACAAAATATGGATGTTGAGCGAGCAAGTGGCtgaatttacaaaaatgatgAGACACGAAAAGTGGAGCGAGGCGGAGACAATCGCGGCCCAAATATCGAGCTTAGATCCATTGGAGAGTAAATTTCGTCAGGCCGAAGTTTGCCTCGCGAAAGCTGATTTTTCAACAGCGTTCGAGAACGTTAGACAAATTGAAAGACTGGAAGATATTAGTCCCGATAATCGAGTACGTGCGATGATATTGTCGAGTCAAATAATGAGTTCATCGATTTTACCAGGCACAGGAACAACAGGTACGAATTCCCTGGTTCTATTGAATTCGGCATTGGAAATGTCGACCAGAAATTATTTGTCTTATTACGAGGCTGAAGTTAAAATGCATCTCGCTAATATCCAGCTGTTAATGGGAATGCCGAATCAAGCGTCAAACTTGGTCGATGAAGCAATCGTACAAATTCTTGCTCATGGCGGATGGTACGATCAAGCCAGAGCTCTCGTTCTCTATGCCAAATGTTTACTAGCTACTGCTCCGCTCACGGGAGATGAACGTATGCGCGCCCTCAAAGACGCTATCAAAGCCCTTGTCAAAGCTCAAAATCATTTCGACAAAGTCGAAGCTTTTGGAAGAAAGCGGAGTACCCTTTATCTTCTGAGCATAATTTATCACGAAATCGATGCAAAGGATGAGAGAAATCAGTGCGCTTTTCAATACAGGCAACTCCATTTACAATATCCAGCCAAGTTGGACTACATTAAATCGTATTGA
- the LOC122417575 gene encoding pyrethroid hydrolase Ces2a-like isoform X2 produces MSAAPIVQVKEGKLKGFIAKNHDGGEYFAFRGIPFAEPPIGQLRFKDPKKPKPWSGIRDARESGRKSLQYDAILGGGNTGDEDCLYLDVATASLSGKKPVMVWIHGGGFVLGGPHTDVYGPDYLIKHDIVYVAIAYRLGCLGFLNLDLPEASGNQGLKDQVAALKWVKENIEAFGGDAGNITIFGESAGSASVHYLTLSPLAKEAKLNFINTLAHDLKSWPLGDIEKIADSVKKFYFGEREMSLKMEKIQWSKLKGDTLFINEIQQVADLQMDKSTSTYLYKFSYRPEYPTYGKFMKTDLEGACHGDDIGALFHSSLFSKEQTLKKGTRDRLTMERMTQMWTNFAKTGNPTPETDTEITHKWEPLKKGEKNYLEINDDLVPGQNPDEKSWNFWKNILKKLERN; encoded by the exons ATGAGCGCTGCTCCCATCGTCCAAGTTAAAGAAGGAAAGTTGAAGGgttttattgcaaaaaatcATGACGGAGGTGAATATTTTGCATTTCGTGGGATTCCGTTTGCCGAACCACCGATCGGTCAATTAAGATTCAAG GATCCGAAAAAACCAAAGCCATGGAGTGGAATAAGAGATGCTCGCGAGTCTGGTAGAAAATCGCTTCAATACGATGCGATTTTGGGTGGTGGGAATACAGGAGACGAAGATTGCCTGTATTTGGATGTGGCGACAGCTTCGTTGAGCGGGAAAAAGCCAGTAATGGTTTGGATTCATGGGGGTGGTTTTGTTCTGGGTGGACCCCATACCGATGTCTATGGACCGGATTATTTGATCAAACACGACATTGTCTACGTCGCAATTGCATATCGACTGGGTTGTCTCG GTTTTCTCAACTTGGACCTACCAGAGGCTTCTGGTAATCAAGGTTTGAAGGACCAAGTTGCAGCATTGAAATGGgttaaagaaaatattgaagcgTTTGGCGGAGATGCGGGTAACATAACGATTTTTGGAGAAAGCGCTGGATCCGCGAGCGTTCATTATCTCACGTTATCGCCTCTGGCCAAAG AAGCCAAATTGAATTTCATCAACACTCTCGCTCATGACTTAAAGTCCTGGCCACTCggagatatcgaaaaaatcgctgattcggtgaaaaaattttacttcggcgagagagaaatgagtctgaaaatggaaaaaattcagtgGAGCAAACTCAAAGGCGATACTCTATTTATCAATGAGATACAACAAGTCGCTGATCTGCAGATGGACAAATCGACATCTACGTATTTGTACAAATTTTCTTACAGACCTGAATATCCCACTTATGGCAAATTCATGAAAACCGATCTCGAAG gtGCTTGTCACGGGGACGATATCGGAGCACTTTTCCATTCTTCCCTCTTCTCAAAAgaacaaactttgaaaaaggGTACCAGGGACCGATTGACGATGGAAAGAATGACTCAAATGTGGACAAATTTTGCGAAAACTGG AAACCCAACACCCGAAACTGATACGGAAATAACGCACAAATGGGAACCGTtgaagaaaggagaaaaaaattatctcgaAATCAACGACGATTTAGTACCGGGGCAAAAtcctgatgaaaaatcgtggaatttttggaaaaatattctcaaaaaaCTCGAACGCAATTGA